A portion of the Rhizoctonia solani chromosome 6, complete sequence genome contains these proteins:
- a CDS encoding ricin-type beta-trefoil lectin domain protein has product MVHLEDGKKYVIVNAANHQLASYGRGDELPGGWLVTEPRSDRYESEFVAKAVPGDKWKFMLVDKSGMCLGFRGSVPYVLSLVMVEEGIKPVCVVKDDGGAHTEWQVDPSSGPNHYEIHMSDSGHVCWTVPAGAPQGAVVGLLEQDGSFGQQWIFGIPVDE; this is encoded by the exons ATGGTTCATCTTGAAGACGGCAAAAAGTACGTCATCGTCAACGCGGCGAACCACCAGCTCGCGTCCTATGGTCGCGGCGACGAGCTTCCAGGAGGATGGCTCGTCACTGAGCCTCGGAGCGACAGATACGAG TCGGAGTTCGTAGCCAAGGCTGTTCctggtgacaaatggaagttCATGCTCGTCGACAAGTCTGGCATGTGTCTGGGCTTCCGCGGCTCTGTGCCTTATGTTCTCTCCCTTGTGATGGTG GAGGAAGGCATCAAGCCCGTGTGTGTAGTCAAAGATGATGGAGGTGCCCACACGGAATGGCAGGTCGATCCTTCGAGCGGACCAAATCACTACGA AATTCACATGTCTGACTCGGGTCATGTGTGTTGGACAGTACCAGCAGGTGCCCCACAAGGAGCAGTG GTTGGGCTGCTAGAACAGGATGGCTCGTTTGGACAGCAGTGGATCTTTGGAATCCCGGTTGACGAGTAG
- a CDS encoding Retrotransposable element Tf2 protein, whose amino-acid sequence MPKAKPIGKAQPFLGAPAPIISTGAPRRNPLTSSIPTPPCPSSRTSSSHFFPRTSTSAQVPQALPPALSAVKVDHPDAFKGKIGLEAKQWLTQMLAWVHLNQRQFPMDLEVLSFLS is encoded by the coding sequence atgcccaaagccaagcctattggcaaggctcaacccttccttggggcccccgCTCCCATCATCTCTACAGGGGCTCCAAGGCGCAACCCCCTCACCTCTTCAATCCCTACCCCTCCTTGTCCTTCCTCCAGGACCAGCTCCAGCCACTTCTtcccaaggacctccaccagcgcccaAGTCCCTCAGGCGCTGCCTCCAGCCCTCTCCGCTGTAAAagtggaccacccagatgccttcaaaggcaaaattggcttggaggccaagcaatggctgacaCAAATGTTAGCCTGGGTACATCTCAATCAGAGGCAGTTTcccatggacctggaggtcCTATCATTCCTCTCATGA
- a CDS encoding low temperature requirement protein LtrA — MSKPAYTQIPTTDTHSGFFTHLYKDPDSNSGAQLYQRRYQWRPISWNPFDLGDQNEKPRDEEEHNLLESTTSLGPQDDPAISGIVTFQAEPKPLLNPGPSWVNLFYDLAWTATFSSLTQNGQFDSTWDAASYAVLFVIVWWLWASQVLYDMNFYTNDWFHFAAMFLQLGVFGLLSAATRGFDVTVYISHSPGMSGELDPKPMEDITDPSRYNSEMTARVSLRIIVFSIAISRLILLIQYLRVFAYAYFTVRSRRGRIYHIPRRLRILLSGLTISTALFFIGWGITRTEFGTTTSGARFKYAFWGSGLIVEVLSYIRMPKVLRRWIIALIKKWSTKNDNDKGVDKPLSFTVLPPSNSIIKQPSPSTTALPIPLSNVTLRDRLEAITTIILGEGINGIAGTLYSIISAPGLEGPIVVNIISTGFIVYFLAYLYFEGPTSGHADPRDRTRRKMYWLLLHLPFLLCIVLLLQGVKNQFLLTSFLSTARRIASDLKNMDEELLEIWTQPEIRSNKKIAGRLVEYGISWSQEYDALVQNMTSRGALWTNSSMSLTNGQREELYIWRWRLSLRSLMRIHGIFMGHDATPAQTQSRIADYYHNVTAPKHDHYTSPDSFADMHYYQILGEVLASSLQSARYIMVFVGCIFILLGALEFARSMPRDRFQCGAVISRLLMGWAFLFLLLLNVGKYQSLWVNKGDEYEQAGVFLWVSSYWVLPTIALAFAIESLIETVLVWLSALRYRGPHQWRPISWNPFAVHDIDGPIKEDEEYEKLLGESLASPQEELLKYEVLPASPKIESNQLRNPGPTWVNLFYDLAWTATFSSLTQNGEFDTIWDTVSYTVFFVVVWWLWASQVLYSINFYTDDWFHLLFIFLQMGVFGLLAATTRGYDVTTYILRSPGLDPNVLESKNLEDIDDPSRYQAEETARTSIEVIAFSIAVSRVLARSNVAHKLAPPRFGHGSNWFGSKKSHNDELKALGNMETTQSRSISVPSPPPELPVPESDVTLSSRLEAITTIILGEGINSIAGTLYSIIAAPGLENPIVTNIFCSGFIVYFLAYLYFEGPSSGHTDIKDKARRKVYWLLLHLPFLLCIVLLLQGVKNQFLLTSFLSTSRKIARDLENVDERVLETWSPYLGSDHQLARDLVKYNISWSDEHKALVKLISKHSPQGNISAPLNNEQKEELYIWHWRLSLKTLVRIHGIFMGNNKMSNDLQDRINDYYDNTAAPRNDHYASSDALADMNYYQILEKVLEHSVSSARYIMVLAASIFILLGALELAHSKPRVWRYYQPIFDGIDILVTPSTQRGPASIFMGE, encoded by the exons ATGAGTAAACCGGCTTATACTCAGATACCGACTACAGACACCCACAGTGGATTCTTTACACATCTGTATAAGGATCCCGATTCGAATAGTGGTGCACAACTATATCAAAGACGGTATCAGTGGAGGCCAATATCTTGGAACCCGTTCGACCTAGGCGATCAAAATGAAAAGCCACgagatgaggaagagcat AATCTCTTGGAAAGCACGACAAGCCTGGGTCCGCAAGATGATCCAGCAATCTCGGGGATTGTGACCTTTCAGGCAGAGCCAAAACCGTTACTCAATCCCGGTCCGAGTTGGGTAAACCTA TTTTACGACCTCGCTTGGACCGCAACTTTCTCCAGTCTTACTCA AAATGGCCAATTTGATTCCACTTGG GATGCCGCATCCTATGCTGTTCTTTTCGTTATTGTTTGGTGGCTGTGGGCGTCCCAG GTTCTATATGACATGAATTTCTATACGAATGATTG GTTCCACTTTGCCGCTATGTTTCTACAACTGGGTGTATTCGGGTTATTATCAGCAGCCACTCGCG GATTCGATGTTACTGTTTACATTTCACATTCACCGGGGATGTCTGGCGAGCTTGACCCCAAGCCAATGGAGGACATAACAGACCCCAGCCGGTACAATAGTGAAATGACAGCAAGAGTATCGCTTCGGATCATTGTTTTTTCGATAGCCATTAGCAG ATTAATTCTTTTGATCCAGTACCTTCGAG TTTTCGCTTATGCTTATTTCACGGTTCGTAGCCGTCGAGGTCGCATTTATCACATTCCCAGAAGACTTCGCATCCTGCTTTCAGGTCTTACGATATCAACCGCTCTATTCTTTATAGGGTGGGGGATTACTAGGACCGAGTTTGGTACAACTACCTCGGGCGCAAGGTTCAAATACGCGTTTTGGGGCTCGGGATTGATCGTGGAAGTTCTCTCTTATATTCGAATGCCAAAGGTACTTCGAAGATGGATAATTGCGTTAATCAAAAAATGGTCTACCAAGAACGATAATGACAAAGGAGTCGATAAGCCCTTGAGTTTTACTGTCCTCCCACCATCGAACTCGATTATCAAACAACCCTCTCCCTCGACGACTGCGCTGCCGATTCCCCTGTCAAATGTCACCCTCCGTGATAGATTGGAGGCTATTACAACAATAATCCTCGGGGAG GGAATTAATGGTATCGCTGGAACACTTTATTCAATCATATCGGCACCAGGTTTGGAGGGTCCCATTGTAGTCAACATCATATCTACCGGTTTTATTGTCTATTTTCTAGCATACTTATACTTCGAGGGACCTACTAGTGGTCACGCAGATCCCCGAGATAGAACTCGGAGAAAGATGTACTGGCTGTTACTACATCTTCCTTTCCTTCTCTGCATTGTCCTTCTACTTCAAG GAGTCAAAAATCAATTCTTGCTCACT AGTTTCTTGTCTACCGCTCGGAGGATAGCGAGCGATTTGAAGAACATGGACGAAGAACTACTGGAGATATGGACCCAGCCGGAAATTAGGTCGAACAAAAAAATAGCTGGTCGGTTGGTAGAGTACGGTATATCTTGGTCACAAGAGTACGATGCGCTGGTCCAGAATATGACAAGTAGAGGAGCACTTTGGACCAATAGTTCAATGTCATTGACCAATGGACAAAGAGAGGAGTTATACATTTGGCGTTGGCGACTCTCGCTGAGGTCGTTGATGAGAATTCATGGA ATATTCATGGGTCATGATGCCACACCTGCGCAGACTCAATCTCGTATTGCAGATTATTACCACAATGTGACCGCACCCAAGCAT GACCATTACACTTCCCCGGACTCCTTCGCAGATATGCACTACTACCAA ATCCTCGGAGAAGTCCTGGCGAGCAGCCTCCAAAGTGCCCGCTACATCATGGTCTTTGTTGGCTGCATTTTTATCCTTCTTGGAGCGCTAGAATTTGCTCGTTCAATGCCACGTG ATCGTTTCCAGTGTGGCGCCGTCATCAGTAGATTGTTGATGGGGTGGGCTTTCTTGTTCCTTCTTTTGCTGAACGTTGGTAAATATCAATCATTATGGGTAAACAAAGGAGACGAATATGAACAAGCGGGGGTATTTTTATGGGTATCCTC GTATTGGGTTCTTCCCACTATCGCTTTGGCCTTTGCCATCGAGTCTCTGATTGAAACG GTCCTTGTATGGTTGTCTGCACTA CGATACAGGGGACCACATCAGTGGCGACCAATCTCATGGAACCCATTTGCTGTACACGACATAGATGGGCCGATaaaggaagacgaggaatAT GAGAAATTACTTGGAGAATCGTTAGCAAGTCCTCAAGAAGAATTGTTGAAATACGAAGTTTTACCGGCATCGCCCAAAATAGAATCGAACCAACTTCGGAACCCGGGCCCAACTTGGGTCAACTTG TTTTATGACCTTGCTTGGACCGCAACTTTCTCTAGCCTTACTCA AAATGGCGAATTCGACACAATATGG GACACGGTGTCTTACACCGTCTTTTTCGTAGTAGTTTGGTGGTTATGGGCATCTCAG GTCTTGTATAGCATTAACTTTTACACGGATGATTG GTTCCATCTCCTCTTCATTTTCCTACAAATGGGTGTGTTCGGCTTGCTCGCAGCAACTACTCGCG GGTACGATGTCACAACCTATATCCTACGTTCACCTGGATTGGACCCTAATGTTCTCGAAAGCAAGAACTTGGAGGACATAGATGACCCAAGCAGGTATCAGGCAGAAGAAACAGCAAGAACATCGATCGAGGTCATTGCATTTTCAATCGCTGTCAGTCG TGTTCTCGCACGTTCGAATGTCGCGCATAAACTGGCGCCCCCGCGATTTGGCCATGGTAGCAATTGGTTCGGGAGCAAAAAATCACATAATGATGAGTTGAAAGCATTGGGAAACATGGAAACCACACAATCTCGGTCTATTTCTGTGCCTTCCCCACCACCGGAGCTACCAGTTCCTGAATCAGACGTCACGCTAAGCTCGAGGCTCGAAGCCATCACTACTATTATTCTAGGCGAG GGTATCAATAGTATTGCTGGAACGCTCTATTCAATAATAGCAGCACCGGGGTTGGAGAACCCGATAGTTACCAACATTTTCTGCTCTGGATTTATTGTTTACTTCCTGGCATACTTATATTTTGAGGGTCCGAGTAGTGGCCACACGGATATCAAAGATAAAGCTCGGCGAAAGGTGTACTGGTTGTTATTACACCTTCCGTTCCTTCTCTGCATTGTGCTTTTACTTCAAG GAGTAAAAAACCAATTCTTGTTAACT AGCTTCTTGTCTACTTCCCGCAAGATAGCAAGGGATCTGGAAAATGTAGATGAGCGCGTGCTGGAAACTTGGTCCCCCTATCTTGGATCAGACCACCAGCTAGCTCGGGATTTGGTAAAATATAACATATCTTGGTCAGACGAACACAAAGCTCTGGTCAAGCTCATATCAAAGCACTCGCCTCAAGGAAACATTTCGGCTCCGCTAAATAATGAGCAAAAGGAGGAACTTTATATATGGCATTGGCGCCTCTCCCTCAAAACACTGGTGCGAATTCATGGA ATATTCATGGGCAATAACAAGATGTCCAACGACCTTCAAGATCGCATTAATGACTACTACGATAATACAGCTGCTCCAAGAAAC GACCATTACGCATCCTCTGATGCACTTGCAGATATGAACTACTACCAG ATCCTCGAAAAAGTCTTAGAGCATAGCGTCAGCAGCGCTCGCTACATAATGGTTCTCGCCGCATCCATTTTCATACTTCTTGGTGCTCTGGAACTCGCTCATTCCAAGCCACGTG TGTGGCGCTATTATCAGCCGATTTTTGATGGGATCGATATTCTTGTCACTCCTTCTACTCAACGTGGGCCAGCATCAATCTTTATGGGTGAATAA
- a CDS encoding xanthine/uracil permease, whose protein sequence is MFEGLNVKVAESAVGRWFRLDGSGHPKQREGSLFTTELRAGTTTFFAMAYIIAVNASILSDSGGTCVCESTPDDPICLNNEAYALCKEIVRRDLITTSAAVAALASVLMGFFANLPVALAPGLGLNAYFAYSVVGFNGSGKVTYQEALAAVFLEGWLFFILSLFGVRQWLARIIPRSLTLATGAGIGLFIALIGLGSAGLGVVGGDYTNLVGLGGCTAECEHHFFFEISAFSPASHFPGLDLVSSPFYSRDILPSNILDGPVMDLRRRWQSLATLPPHFSSTRSCSRLSVSPFAPSALTTPLRAFVCCLRVSLLPHGSAA, encoded by the exons ATGTTCGAAGGACTCAATGTAAAGGTGGCCGAGAGCGCCGTTGGCCGCTGGTTCAGACTCGATGGATCTGGACATCCCAAACAGAGAGAGGGTAGTCTATTTACT ACTGAGCTGCGAGCGGGTACCACTACGTTCTTTGCCATGGCGTACATTATTGC GGTCAATGCGTCAATTCTGTCCGACTCTGGAGGAACTTGTGTTTGCGAAAGTACTCCCGATGACCCCATCTGCCTCAATAATGAGGCATATGCCCTATGCAAAGAAATCGTTCGTCGAGATTTGATCACT ACTTCTGCAGCCGTTGCAGCTCTTGCTTCCGTTCTTATGGGGTTCTTTGCCAACCTCCCCGTCGCGCTTGCTCCTGGTCTGGGTCTCAACGCCTATTTTGCCTACTCTGTCGTGGGCTTCAACGGCTCCGGTAAGGTAACTTATCAGGAAGCTCTTGCTGCGGTATTCCTTGAGGGATGGCTCTTTTTCATTCTCTCTCTGTTCGGCGTCAG GCAATGGCTCGCTCGTATCATTCCCCGCTCTCTAACTCTCGCAACTGGTGCTGGAATCGGCTTGTTTATTGCGCTCATTGGTCTGGGAAGTGCCGGGCTTGGCGTTGTTGGCGGAGATTACACGAATCTTGTTGGTCTGGGCGGTTGCACAGCTGAATGTGAGCatcatttctttttcgaaATTTCGGCATTTAGTCCTGCTTCACATTTTCCCGGGCTCGATCTTGTTTCATCCCCCTTCTACTCGCGTGACATCTTGCCTTCGAATATCCTCGATGGACCTGTAATGGACCTTCGAAGACGATGGCAAAGTCTCGCCACTCTTCCTCCTCATTTCTCTTCCACCAGGTCGTGCAGTCGTTTATCCGTATCCCCGTTTGCCCCATCTGCCCTCACGACGCCTCTCCGAGCATTTGTTTGCTGTCTGCGCGTATCACTTCTTCCACATGGCTCTGCTGCCTGA
- a CDS encoding RNA recognition motif protein encodes MSETGDAAHGSTIFVSNLPYTATSTDVQTLFSDVAPVRSAFVVLDKETKASKGVAYVSFAIKEDASLALESEKPFELDGRILRLQWADKKGVPHNTDKVSPKKPKREPQPKGPIDPEAIRTLIVTNLPPGTNSKVLWKKARKIPGATQVVYPVPDHDEHTALVKFSSPAQASAAVAKLHNHVFKGSRLSATIKKRADKLVTGRKSGAPSRSSRLIIRNLPWHVTESDLHALFAPFGPIFSITLPAAQSEGSESKPGRHRGFAFIWMLSRADAERALNSVNGRTVGAQKKQRKTRKEREEAARAKAAARLRAMRGEEPEAEESEEEGEEEEGEDENADAPVKEGRVVAVDWALSKSKWEETVSQRQDEAMEVDEQDDDEEAESGNEVGSSEEEEDEEEEEEASDEDSEEEPHERPQLPDTDVGTTLFVRNVPFEATEDDLRALFRAFGPLRYARITMDHETGRSRGTGFVCFWKKDDADAAIAEAEAMAKELGMDKPAAGSSKAHNPFSMSLLTPDPSASLAKRLVLHGRTLSVARAVTRNEADRLREEGERSREKQDKRNLYLMREGVIFPNSSAAAGLSEAELAARQTSFDARKALLRSNPSLYVSRTRISVRRLPLWASERVLKRLAIHAIREFEAEVSSGEREPLTRDELHRDEPENENNNNNDTSTEAKSGKKKNKGKKGRSTGIQQAKIVRAADRVDAVTGKGRSRGYGFIETSEHADALRVLRWVNNRPGVVGLMRAWWREEVKDLVEALKKAGESGGNEEREGRLKRLKDELERLDEELGSEGKSEARGSSKTLILEFAIEASLRNIQVVKRRNERTDAVKSGLTNAAQAPKKRKAPDSVGDEQEQLPKRGRPGPKRSMPRKSGNSSKAKDAPSSKKANPDPTPKSTNTDNIGGIIGRKRRDRRKGKGN; translated from the exons ATGTCAGAGACTGGAGATGCAGCGCACGG ATCGACGATATTCGTGTCCAACTTGCCGTACACGGCGACTTCGACGGATGTGCAAACACTGTTCTCGGACGTTGCGCCGGTGAGGTCGGCGTTTGTGGTATTGGACAAGGAGACCAAGGCCAGCAAGGGAGTTGCCTATGTGTCCTTTGCGATCAAGGAGGATGCCTCGCTTGCATTGGAGAGCGAGAAACCGTTCGAGTTGGACGGACGAATACTGAGACTGCAATGGGCCGACAAAAAG GGTGTTCCCCACAACACAGACAAAGTCTCACCGAAGAAGCCTAAAAGGGAACCGCAGCCCAAGGGACCCATTGATCCAGAGGCCATTCGCACTCTTATTGTCACCAACTTGCCTCCTGGCACCAACTCGAAAGTCTTGTGGAAAAAAGCACGCAAGATTCCCGGTGCGACGCAAGTAGTCTATCCTGTCCCCGATCATGATGAGCACACTG CGCTGGTCAAATTCTCGTCGCCTGCACAGGCATCAGCGGCCGTTGCAAAACTACACAATCATGTATTCAAAGGTTCTCGTCTCTCTGCGACCATCAAGAAACGAGCGGATAAACTAGTCACGGGACGAAAATCAGGAGCACCAAGTCGTTCGTCGAGATTGATCATTCGCAACCTCCCCTGGCAT GTTACAGAGAGCGATTTACATGCGCTCTTTGCTCCGTTTGGACCCATATTCTCCATCACCCTCCCCGCGGCTCAATCCGAAGGATCCGAATCTAAACCGGGCCGTCACCGGGGATTTGCTTTTATATGGATGTTATCGCGCGCCGATGCCGAGCGTGCATTGAACAGCGTCAACGGAAGAACAGTGGGTGCCCAAAAGAAGcagaggaagacgaggaaggaGCGGGAGGAGGCTGCTCGGGCAAAGGCTGCTGCGAGGTTACGGGCTATGAGGGGGGAGGAACCGGAGGCTGAGGAAAGTgaggaggagggggaggaggaggagggggaAGACGAGAATGCAGACGCACCTGTGAAGGAAGGTCGTGTGGTAGCCGTCGACTGGGCTTTGAGCAAGAGTAAATGGGAAGAGACCGTTTCTCAGAGGCAGGATGAGGCAATGGAGGTCGATGAGCAGGACGATGATGAAGAGGCCGAATCCGGTAATGAGGTCGGTTcttcagaagaggaagaggacgaggaagaagaggaagaggcgAGTGACGAAGACAGCGAAGAGGAACCGCACGAACGGCCTCAACTCCCGGATACCGACGTTGGGACTACCCTTTTCGTACGAAACGTACCATTCGAAGCCACCGAGGACGATTTGCGTGCATT GTTCCGCGCATTTGGCCCTCTACGATATGCTCGTATTACCATGGACCATGAGACGGGTCGGTCGAGGGGAACAGGGTTTGTATGCTTTTGGAAAAAGGATGACGCAGATGCTGCGATTGCAGAGGCAGAGGCTATGGCAAAGGAACTAGGAATGGACAAGCCCGCT GCCGGCAGCTCCAAGGCCCATAACCCATTCAGCATGTCGCTTCTCACTCCCGACCCTTCGGCATCATTGGCTAAACGACTAGTACTGCACGGACGAACGCTCTCCGTCGCTCGAGCCGTGACACGCAACGAAGCAGACCGACTACGCGAAGAAGGCGAACGAAGCCGAGAAAAACAAGACAAGCGGAACCTGTATCTCATGCGCGAAGGAG TCATATTCCCCAACTCTAGTGCCGCCGCGGGCCTCTCAGAAGCCGAACTCGCAGCACGACAGACCTCATTCGACGCGCGCAAGGCGCTCCTCCGTTCTAACCCTTCGCTCTACGTCTCGCGCACCCGCATCAGTGTACGAAGACTCCCGCTCTGGGCGTCAGAGCGTGTTCTCAAGCGGCTCGCGATCCATGCTATACGCGAGTTTGAGGCAGAAGTGTCGAGTGGTGAGCGGGAGCCGCTTACGCGGGACGAACTCCACCGGGACGAACCCGAAAACGAAAATAACAACAATAATGACACCAGTACCGAGGCCAAAAgcgggaagaagaagaacaagggtAAAAAGGGGCGCAGCACGGGGATTCAACAGGCCAAGATCGTCCGCGCTGCCGATCGGGTGGATGCGGTGACGGGCAAGGGCCGAAGTCGCGGGTACGGATTCATCGAAACAAGCGAGCACGCGGATGCGCTCCGTGTGCTTCGGTGGGTGAATAATCGCCCCGGGGTCGTTGGGCTCATGCGCGCGTGGTGGAGAGAGGAGGTAAAGGATTTAGTCGAGGCGCTGAAGAAGGCTGGTGAATCTGGTGGGAACGAAGAGCGAGAGGGCAGGCTGAAAAGACTTAAAGACGAGCTTGAGCGTTTGGACGAAGAGCTCGGGTCCGAGGGGAAGAGTGAAGCCCGGGGATCGAGCAAGACCTTGATACTGGAATTTGCTATCGAGGCGAGTTTGAGA AACATCCAAGTCGTCAAACGACGGAACGAACGAACCGATGCGGTCAAGAGTGGACTTACCAACGCAGCTCAGGCTCCCAAAAAGCGCAAG GCACCTGACTCTGTGGGGGATGAACAGGAGCAGCTCCCCAAAAGAGGGCGCCCAGGTCCGAAGCGGTCGATGCCGAGAAAGTCTGGGAATAGCTCGAAAGCCAAGGACGCGCCCTCGTCCAAAAAGGCAAATCCAGATCCCACTCCAAAGTCTACAAACACGGATAATATTGGTGGGATCATTGGGAGAAAACGCAGAGACAGACGCAAGGGCAAAGGAAACTAG
- a CDS encoding short chain dehydrogenase, giving the protein MRFTSLAVLSILSAVLGTPVQVKRQEVILNGGVVYCKEAGFQGVCVRASRVNNSCNNFDSAFDSQVSSFRPEPQNSISCLLWSDPNCQGTNPGGWISGTGINDLDAFGFGNVASSFQCKNP; this is encoded by the exons ATGCGCTTCACCTCTCTCGCCGTTTTGTCGATTCTCTCCGCCGTCCTCGGTACACCTGTT CAGGTAAAGCGACAGGAAGTAATTCTCAATGGTGGTGTCGTTTATTGCAAAGAGGCTGGATTCCAGGGAGTGTGT GTGCGAGCTTCGCGCGTCAA TAACTCCTGTAACAATTTTGACTCGGCATTCGATAGCCAGGTTAGTAGCTTCCGGCCAGAGCCTCAAAATTCGATTTCTTGTTTGCTTTGGAG CGATCCAAACTGCCAGGGTACGAACCCAGGGGGATGGATCAGTGGCACGGGTA TCAATGACCTCGATGCATTCGGTTTTGGCAACGTTGCTAGCTCTTTCCAGTGCAAAAATCCGTAA
- a CDS encoding xanthine/uracil permease, giving the protein MWLGIFVGGIFTTLLLLYRVRGAIILGILLVSIISWPRTTPVTLFPHTAVGDSNFDFFKKVVAFHKLEKIGNALDYNYGKGQVWIALITFLYVDLFDTTGTLYSMAKFSGVMNPRTRDFEGSTVAYMVDAFSISMGALMGTPVTAFIESATGISDGGKTGITAIVTGFCFLHCRFSLPPSSQYSWLRDRGALVLVGSLMIKNVVDINWHYVGDAVPFLDSHHYPIHLQPTASSIAYGLITGIVTYVLLNTLPWAIRRLSGRRISPPGYEDEREPWSIPDDGLLPLWMRKLAHENFGDNNSVRSHKTANEGVDSTGKTSEEVEKGRI; this is encoded by the exons ATGTGGCTCGGTATTTTTGTTGGTGGCATCTTTACTACATTGCTCCTTCTCTACCGCGTACGAGGCGCCATCATCCTTG GTATCCTTCTCGTGTCTATCATCTCCTGGCCGCGTACTACGCCTGTCACACTCTTCCCCCACACCGCTGTCGGAGACTCGAACTTTGACTTTTTCAAGAAGGTTGTGGCCTTTCACAAATTGGAAAAGATTGGAAATGCACTTGAT TACAACTATGGCAAGGGCCAAGTCTGGATTGCCCTCATCACATTCCTTTATGTCGATCTTTTTGATACCACTGG CACACTCTATTCCATGGCTAAATTCTCCGGTGTCATGAACCCCCGTACCCGCGACTTTGAGGGCTCGACTGTCGCATACATGGTCGATGCCTTTTCCATCAGCATGGGTGCGCTCATGGGTACTCCCGTTACCGCATTCATCGAGTCCGCTACCGGTATCTCCGATGGAGGCAAGACGGGTATCACGGCTATTGTTACCGGCTTCTGTTTTCTTCATTGCCGTTTTTCTTTGCCCCCATCTTCGCAGTATTCCTGGTTACGCGACAGGGGTGCTTTGGTCTTGGTCGGTAGCTTGATGATCAAGAACGTGGTCGACATTAACTGGCATTATGTTGGAGATGCCGTTCCTTTTCTTGACTCTCATCATTATCCCATTCACTTACAA CCGACTGCTTCCAGCATCGCATACGGCCTCATCACTGGTATCGTCACATACGTCCTCCTCAACACTCTTCCATGGGCTATCCGCCGCCTCAGCGGTCGCCGTATTTCTCCCCCCGGCTACGAAGATGAGCGCGAGCCCTGGTCTATTCCCGATGACGGCCTTCTCCCTCTCTGGATGCGCAAGCTCGCAC ACGAGAACTTTGGCGACAACAACAGCGTCCGTAGTCACAAGACCGCCAACGAAGGTGTTGACTCCACCGGCAAGACGAGCGAGGAAGTCGAAAAGGGACGTATATAA